In the genome of Columba livia isolate bColLiv1 breed racing homer chromosome 10, bColLiv1.pat.W.v2, whole genome shotgun sequence, one region contains:
- the DAG1 gene encoding dystroglycan 1 isoform X1, which yields MTVGCPMQPPFLGRTWLPVLLLAASAHCHWPSEPADVVRDWEHQLEASMHSVLSDLREAVPAVVGIPDSSAVVGRFFRVSIPTDLIASNGEIVQISEAGKDSLPSWLHWNAESSSLEGLPLDTDKGVHYISVTTLQPFPNGSYVPQTANVFSVEVHQEDHNEPQSVRVAVQDTGDAAPFVCGSEEPVTILTVILDADLTKMTPKQRIELLNRMRSFSEVELHNMKLVPVVNNRLFDMSAFMAGPGNAKKVVENGALLSWKLGCSLSQNSVPNISKVEAPAKEGTMSARLGYPVVGWHIANKKPHLPKRMRRQINATPTPLTAIGPPTTAAQEPPARIVPTPTSPAIAPPTETTAPPVREPIPLPRKPTVTIRTRGPIVQTPTLGPIQPTRVTEGTGTASVPIRPTMPGYIEPTAVMTPPTTTTKKPRVSTLKPATPSTTDSSTATTRRPTRRPKTPRPTKPPSTTRSPISKLTTASPPTRVRTTASGVPRPWEPNEPPKLTNHIDRVDAWEGTYFEVKIPSDTFYDKEDTTTDKLQLTLKLKEQQMLEENSWVQFNSTSQLMYGMPDRSHVGKHEYFMYATDKGGLFAVDAFEIHVHKRPHGDKSPVKFKARLEGDHNAVVNDINKKIMLVKKLALAFGDRNSSTITVQDIAKGSIVVEWTNNTLPLEPCPREQIRTLSKKIADDSGGPSPAFSNVLQPEFKPLNVSVVGSGSCRHIQFIPVTKDGRVISEATPTVAAGKDPEKSSEDDVYLHTVIPAVVVAAILLVAGIIAMICYRKKRKGKLTIEDQATFIKKGVPIIFADELDDSKPPPSSSMPLILQEEKAPLPPPEYPNQSMPETTPLNQDTIGEYTPLRDEDPNAPPYQPPPPFTAPMEGKGSRPKNMTPYRSPPPYVPP from the exons ATGACTGTTGGGTGCCCCATGCAGCCCCCGTTCCTGGGGAGGACTTGGCTCCCCGTGCTGCTGCTGGCGGCCTCTGCTCACTGCCACTGGCCCAGTGAGCCGGCAGACGTGGTTCGGGACTGGGAACACCAGCTGGAGGCCTCCATGCACTCTGTGCTCTCGGACCTCCGGGAGGCCGTGCCGGCCGTGGTGGGCATACCGGACAGCTCTGCCGTGGTGGGACGCTTCTTCAGAGTCTCCATCCCCACGGATTTAATTGCTTCCAATGGAGAGATTGTCCAG ATCTCTGAAGCTGGGAAGGACTCCTTGCCTTCTTGGTTACACTGGAACGCGGAGAGCAGCTCCCTGGAAGGGCTGCCCCTTGACACGGACAAGGGCGTCCACTACATCTCGGTGACCACGCTGCAGCCCTTCCCCAACGGGAGCTACGTGCCGCAGACCGCAAACGTCTTCTCTGTTGAGGTCCACCAAGAAGACCACAACGAGCCTCAGTCGGTGCGAGTGGCCGTCCAAGACACGGGTGACGCGGCGCCATTCGTGTGTGGCTCGGAAGAGCCGGTCACTATCCTGACCGTCATTTTGGATGCTGACTTAACAAAAATGACACCAAAGCAGAGGATTGAACTCTTAAACAGAATGAGAAGCTTCTCAGAGGTGGAACTTCATAACATGAAGTTGGTTCCTGTTGTAAATAACAGACTTTTTGACATGTCAGCCTTCATGGCTGGACCGGGAAATGCGAAGAAGGTGGTGGAAAATGGGGCCTTACTCTCCTGGAAACTGGGATGTTCTCTGAGCCAAAACAGTGTCCCCAACATCAGCAAGGTGGAGGCTCCAGCTAAGGAAGGAACCATGTCTGCTCGCCTCGGCTACCCTGTTGTTGGCTGGCACATTGCTAACAAGAAACCTCACCTCCCAAAGAGGATGCGGCGGCAGATCAACGCCACCCCCACGCCTCTCACTGCCATCGGGCCGCCCACCACTGCCGCGCAAGAACCACCGGCCAGGATCGTCCCCACCCCGACATCGCCCGCCATCGCGCCTCCCACGGAGACAACAGCACCCCCCGTCCGGGAGCCCATACCACTGCCCAGGAAGCCCACGGTCACCATCAGAACGAGAGGCCCCATCGTCCAGACCCCCACTCTGGGGCCGATCCAGCCAACCAGGGTCACAGAAGGCACCGGCACGGCCTCGGTGCCGATTCGCCCCACGATGCCTGGGTACATTGAGCCCACAGCGGTGATGACACCGCCCACAACCACCACCAAGAAACCCAGAGTTTCCACTCTGAAGCCAGCCACTCCATCCACGACGGATTCCTCCACAGCGACGACACGAAGACCTACTCGAAGACCCAAAACGCCCCGTCCCACGAAGCCTCCCAGCACCACCAGATCCCCCATCTCCAAGCTGACAACAGCCTCCCCGCCGACCCGCGTGCGCACCACAGCCAGCGGGGTCCCCCGGCCCTGGGAGCCAAATGAGCCGCCCAAGCTGACAAACCACATCGACAGGGTTGATGCGTGGGAGGGCACCTACTTCGAGGTTAAAATCCCATCAGATACTTTCTACGACAAGGAAGATACCACCACTGACAAGCTGCAGCTGACCTtgaagctgaaggagcagcAGATGCTGGAGGAGAATTCATGGGTGCAGTTCAACAGCACCAGCCAGCTGATGTACGGCATGCCAGACCGCAGCCACGTCGGGAAGCATGAGTACTTCATGTACGCCACCGACAAGGGCGGGCTCTTCGCCGTGGATGCTTTCGAAATCCACGTCCACAAACGCCCCCATGGGGACAAGTCTCCGGTGaagttcaaggccaggctggaagggGACCACAATGCGGTGGTGAACGACATCAATAAGAAGATCATGCTGGTGAAGAAGCTGGCTCTGGCCTTTGGCgacaggaacagcagcaccaTCACGGTGCAGGACATCGCCAAAGGCTCCATCGTGGTGGAGTGGACAAACAACACGCTGCCGCTGGAGCCCTGCCCCCGGGAGCAGATCCGGACTTTGAGCAAAAAAATTGCAGATGACTCTGGCGGGCCGAGCCCGGCTTTCTCCAACGTCCTGCAGCCCGAGTTCAAGCCCCTGAACGTGTCGGTGGTCGGCTCAGGCAGCTGCAGGCACATCCAGTTCATCCCCGTGACGAAGGATGGAAGAGTGATCTCGGAGGCGACACCGACGGTGGCAGCGGGCAAAGACCCTGAGAAGAGCAGCGAGGATGACGTGTACCTGCACACGGTCATCCCTGCCGTGGTGGTGGCCGCCATCCTCCTCGTGGCCGGCATTATCGCCATGATCTGCTACCgcaagaagaggaaagggaagctGACCATCGAAGACCAGGCCACCTTCATAAAGAAAGGTGTCCCTATCATCTTCGCCGATGAGCTGGACGACTCCAAGCCCCCGCCGTCCTCCAGCATGCCCCTCATCCTCCAGGAGGAGAAagccccgctgccccccc
- the DAG1 gene encoding dystroglycan 1 isoform X2: MERLSSRWGPRRRHEARHRIVDFALPILVSTRSASPISKISEAGKDSLPSWLHWNAESSSLEGLPLDTDKGVHYISVTTLQPFPNGSYVPQTANVFSVEVHQEDHNEPQSVRVAVQDTGDAAPFVCGSEEPVTILTVILDADLTKMTPKQRIELLNRMRSFSEVELHNMKLVPVVNNRLFDMSAFMAGPGNAKKVVENGALLSWKLGCSLSQNSVPNISKVEAPAKEGTMSARLGYPVVGWHIANKKPHLPKRMRRQINATPTPLTAIGPPTTAAQEPPARIVPTPTSPAIAPPTETTAPPVREPIPLPRKPTVTIRTRGPIVQTPTLGPIQPTRVTEGTGTASVPIRPTMPGYIEPTAVMTPPTTTTKKPRVSTLKPATPSTTDSSTATTRRPTRRPKTPRPTKPPSTTRSPISKLTTASPPTRVRTTASGVPRPWEPNEPPKLTNHIDRVDAWEGTYFEVKIPSDTFYDKEDTTTDKLQLTLKLKEQQMLEENSWVQFNSTSQLMYGMPDRSHVGKHEYFMYATDKGGLFAVDAFEIHVHKRPHGDKSPVKFKARLEGDHNAVVNDINKKIMLVKKLALAFGDRNSSTITVQDIAKGSIVVEWTNNTLPLEPCPREQIRTLSKKIADDSGGPSPAFSNVLQPEFKPLNVSVVGSGSCRHIQFIPVTKDGRVISEATPTVAAGKDPEKSSEDDVYLHTVIPAVVVAAILLVAGIIAMICYRKKRKGKLTIEDQATFIKKGVPIIFADELDDSKPPPSSSMPLILQEEKAPLPPPEYPNQSMPETTPLNQDTIGEYTPLRDEDPNAPPYQPPPPFTAPMEGKGSRPKNMTPYRSPPPYVPP; the protein is encoded by the exons ATGGAGAGATTGTCCAG TCGTTGGGGTCCCAGAAGAAGACACGAGGCAAGGCACAGGATCGTTGATTTTGCGCTGCCGATCTTGGTCTCCACGAGATCTGCCAGTCCCATCTCCAAG ATCTCTGAAGCTGGGAAGGACTCCTTGCCTTCTTGGTTACACTGGAACGCGGAGAGCAGCTCCCTGGAAGGGCTGCCCCTTGACACGGACAAGGGCGTCCACTACATCTCGGTGACCACGCTGCAGCCCTTCCCCAACGGGAGCTACGTGCCGCAGACCGCAAACGTCTTCTCTGTTGAGGTCCACCAAGAAGACCACAACGAGCCTCAGTCGGTGCGAGTGGCCGTCCAAGACACGGGTGACGCGGCGCCATTCGTGTGTGGCTCGGAAGAGCCGGTCACTATCCTGACCGTCATTTTGGATGCTGACTTAACAAAAATGACACCAAAGCAGAGGATTGAACTCTTAAACAGAATGAGAAGCTTCTCAGAGGTGGAACTTCATAACATGAAGTTGGTTCCTGTTGTAAATAACAGACTTTTTGACATGTCAGCCTTCATGGCTGGACCGGGAAATGCGAAGAAGGTGGTGGAAAATGGGGCCTTACTCTCCTGGAAACTGGGATGTTCTCTGAGCCAAAACAGTGTCCCCAACATCAGCAAGGTGGAGGCTCCAGCTAAGGAAGGAACCATGTCTGCTCGCCTCGGCTACCCTGTTGTTGGCTGGCACATTGCTAACAAGAAACCTCACCTCCCAAAGAGGATGCGGCGGCAGATCAACGCCACCCCCACGCCTCTCACTGCCATCGGGCCGCCCACCACTGCCGCGCAAGAACCACCGGCCAGGATCGTCCCCACCCCGACATCGCCCGCCATCGCGCCTCCCACGGAGACAACAGCACCCCCCGTCCGGGAGCCCATACCACTGCCCAGGAAGCCCACGGTCACCATCAGAACGAGAGGCCCCATCGTCCAGACCCCCACTCTGGGGCCGATCCAGCCAACCAGGGTCACAGAAGGCACCGGCACGGCCTCGGTGCCGATTCGCCCCACGATGCCTGGGTACATTGAGCCCACAGCGGTGATGACACCGCCCACAACCACCACCAAGAAACCCAGAGTTTCCACTCTGAAGCCAGCCACTCCATCCACGACGGATTCCTCCACAGCGACGACACGAAGACCTACTCGAAGACCCAAAACGCCCCGTCCCACGAAGCCTCCCAGCACCACCAGATCCCCCATCTCCAAGCTGACAACAGCCTCCCCGCCGACCCGCGTGCGCACCACAGCCAGCGGGGTCCCCCGGCCCTGGGAGCCAAATGAGCCGCCCAAGCTGACAAACCACATCGACAGGGTTGATGCGTGGGAGGGCACCTACTTCGAGGTTAAAATCCCATCAGATACTTTCTACGACAAGGAAGATACCACCACTGACAAGCTGCAGCTGACCTtgaagctgaaggagcagcAGATGCTGGAGGAGAATTCATGGGTGCAGTTCAACAGCACCAGCCAGCTGATGTACGGCATGCCAGACCGCAGCCACGTCGGGAAGCATGAGTACTTCATGTACGCCACCGACAAGGGCGGGCTCTTCGCCGTGGATGCTTTCGAAATCCACGTCCACAAACGCCCCCATGGGGACAAGTCTCCGGTGaagttcaaggccaggctggaagggGACCACAATGCGGTGGTGAACGACATCAATAAGAAGATCATGCTGGTGAAGAAGCTGGCTCTGGCCTTTGGCgacaggaacagcagcaccaTCACGGTGCAGGACATCGCCAAAGGCTCCATCGTGGTGGAGTGGACAAACAACACGCTGCCGCTGGAGCCCTGCCCCCGGGAGCAGATCCGGACTTTGAGCAAAAAAATTGCAGATGACTCTGGCGGGCCGAGCCCGGCTTTCTCCAACGTCCTGCAGCCCGAGTTCAAGCCCCTGAACGTGTCGGTGGTCGGCTCAGGCAGCTGCAGGCACATCCAGTTCATCCCCGTGACGAAGGATGGAAGAGTGATCTCGGAGGCGACACCGACGGTGGCAGCGGGCAAAGACCCTGAGAAGAGCAGCGAGGATGACGTGTACCTGCACACGGTCATCCCTGCCGTGGTGGTGGCCGCCATCCTCCTCGTGGCCGGCATTATCGCCATGATCTGCTACCgcaagaagaggaaagggaagctGACCATCGAAGACCAGGCCACCTTCATAAAGAAAGGTGTCCCTATCATCTTCGCCGATGAGCTGGACGACTCCAAGCCCCCGCCGTCCTCCAGCATGCCCCTCATCCTCCAGGAGGAGAAagccccgctgccccccc